In Phormidium yuhuli AB48, one genomic interval encodes:
- a CDS encoding sensor histidine kinase, with the protein MSSLGQLVAGVAHEINNPVNFIFGNLSHANEYIASLLEIIQTYQDKYPDPDEELQETLQELELDFLIEDLPKLLKSMQVGAERIREIVLSLRKFSRIDEAELKQVDIHDGIDTTLMILHNRIKVRSSSPAIEIVRNYGDLPEVECYSGQLNQVFMNLLANAIDALDVKRDSAEATRITITTSKISDNRVRISIADNGAGIEESVREKIFNPFFTTKPIGKGTGMGLAIAYSIVVDKHDGSLVCSSYPGQGTEFVLEIPCIQTQLDGRTADVQEVTH; encoded by the coding sequence ATGTCGAGCTTGGGGCAGCTGGTGGCTGGAGTAGCCCATGAAATTAACAACCCAGTGAATTTCATTTTTGGTAACCTGAGCCATGCCAATGAGTACATCGCAAGTTTATTGGAAATTATCCAAACCTATCAGGATAAATATCCTGACCCTGATGAGGAGTTACAGGAGACCTTACAGGAGTTGGAGTTAGATTTCTTGATTGAAGATTTGCCAAAACTTCTAAAATCGATGCAAGTCGGCGCTGAGCGCATTCGAGAAATTGTTCTGAGTTTACGCAAGTTTTCCCGGATTGATGAAGCCGAGTTGAAGCAGGTGGATATTCATGATGGCATTGATACCACGTTGATGATTCTCCATAACCGAATTAAAGTTCGTTCTAGCAGCCCTGCCATTGAAATTGTACGAAATTATGGAGACCTACCAGAAGTGGAATGCTATTCTGGGCAACTCAATCAGGTGTTTATGAATCTCTTGGCTAATGCCATCGATGCCCTGGACGTCAAACGTGATAGTGCTGAAGCGACAAGGATCACCATTACTACCTCCAAGATTTCTGACAACCGCGTTCGTATCTCCATCGCCGATAACGGAGCGGGGATTGAGGAGTCGGTACGGGAGAAGATTTTTAATCCCTTTTTTACGACAAAACCTATTGGTAAGGGGACAGGAATGGGCCTGGCGATCGCCTACTCCATTGTGGTCGATAAACATGATGGCTCTCTCGTTTGTTCCTCATATCCCGGACAGGGCACGGAATTTGTACTAGAAATTCCCTGTATTCAGACTCAACTTGACGGTCGGACAGCAGATGTACAAGAGGTGACTCATTAA
- a CDS encoding putative bifunctional diguanylate cyclase/phosphodiesterase, with the protein MNAISTTTQSILIVDDDPANLEVLSNLLERYGYEVLVARDGESAIERAQYAPPALICLDVMMPGIDGFETCRRLKDNSATAAIPIIFMTALSDIEHQVLGLELGAVDYIPKPFYEDVVLSRVQLHLELRSLTDSLTSQNQQLEKLVDDRTHELQETINQLQTTQQELEKREQQLAYDALHDSLTGLTNRVWLMNRLNHLINDSEHASEFAVLFLDLDRFKVINDSLGHLAGDALLKAVAQRLLDAVEHTSQNWDVINHDCFNPGLRTVSRLGGDEFVILLENVSDLEEVLKITRRVQKQFSLPFYLSQNYEVFTNASIGIALKKSNYSNYEDILRDADIAMYQAKHEGRGRYAIFNPTMQARAQLRLELENELRHAVEHGIVLQQDWENFESITRDVINEFKLCYQPLICLKTGTIQGFEALLRWHHPQKGLISPVSFIPISEEIGLIHQLGSWVFLESCRQLSHWRSQFPDLKDLSLNVNLSTIQLMQPQLVEFIETTLKRVQLPKGCIKLEITETCLLQSNAQVFDILRQLQELGLSLCIDDFGTEYSSLSRLHEFPVDTLKIDKAFVARLQEKSNGIADNGNEIVHTIITLAHALGMDAVAEGVETPMQLALIRAMGCELAQGYLFSPPLPPEEAVSFLVTPERFTDWMPPVVNHSKSSSTT; encoded by the coding sequence ATGAATGCAATTTCTACAACTACCCAATCGATTTTAATTGTGGATGATGATCCCGCAAATTTAGAGGTTCTCTCAAACCTTTTAGAGCGGTATGGGTATGAAGTCTTAGTTGCCCGGGATGGTGAAAGTGCAATTGAACGAGCCCAGTATGCACCTCCTGCCCTGATTTGTTTAGATGTCATGATGCCAGGAATTGATGGCTTTGAAACCTGTCGCCGGCTGAAGGATAATTCAGCAACAGCGGCAATTCCTATCATTTTCATGACGGCATTATCAGATATTGAGCATCAAGTTCTGGGACTAGAATTAGGTGCTGTTGACTATATTCCTAAACCTTTTTACGAAGATGTTGTTTTATCGCGAGTCCAACTCCATCTAGAACTACGCAGTCTAACAGACTCTCTCACCTCTCAGAATCAGCAATTAGAAAAGCTTGTGGACGATCGCACCCATGAGTTACAAGAGACCATTAATCAACTACAAACAACTCAACAAGAGCTAGAAAAACGGGAACAGCAGCTTGCCTATGATGCCTTACATGATTCTTTGACGGGATTAACTAATCGCGTGTGGTTAATGAATCGCCTTAATCATCTAATTAACGATTCAGAACATGCGTCAGAGTTTGCTGTCTTATTTCTTGACCTCGATCGCTTCAAAGTCATCAATGATAGTCTCGGTCACTTAGCTGGAGATGCCTTATTAAAAGCGGTGGCTCAACGGCTTCTTGATGCCGTTGAGCATACCTCTCAAAACTGGGATGTTATCAACCATGACTGTTTTAATCCGGGGCTACGTACTGTCTCTCGTTTAGGAGGAGATGAGTTCGTTATTCTTTTGGAAAATGTGTCTGACCTAGAGGAAGTATTAAAAATAACGCGACGAGTTCAAAAGCAGTTTTCCTTACCGTTTTACTTATCCCAAAATTATGAAGTTTTTACGAATGCGAGTATTGGCATTGCTTTAAAAAAATCAAATTACTCCAATTATGAAGACATCTTGCGAGATGCGGACATTGCCATGTATCAAGCCAAACATGAGGGACGGGGTCGATATGCCATTTTTAATCCTACAATGCAAGCGCGAGCTCAATTGCGCCTAGAGTTAGAAAATGAGTTACGTCATGCTGTGGAACATGGCATTGTACTTCAGCAAGACTGGGAAAATTTTGAGTCAATCACCCGTGATGTTATTAATGAATTTAAGTTATGCTATCAACCCCTTATTTGTCTCAAGACTGGAACCATCCAAGGCTTTGAAGCCCTCTTGCGTTGGCATCATCCCCAAAAAGGATTGATTTCTCCAGTTAGTTTTATACCAATTAGTGAAGAAATTGGCTTGATTCATCAATTAGGAAGTTGGGTTTTTCTTGAGTCTTGTCGACAGTTATCTCATTGGCGATCGCAATTTCCTGATCTCAAAGATTTGAGTTTAAATGTCAACTTGTCAACCATTCAATTGATGCAGCCCCAGCTCGTTGAATTTATTGAAACTACCCTAAAGAGAGTACAGCTCCCGAAAGGCTGTATCAAACTCGAAATCACAGAAACCTGTTTGCTGCAAAGTAATGCCCAAGTATTTGACATCCTGCGTCAGCTTCAAGAATTGGGCTTATCCCTCTGTATCGATGATTTCGGCACGGAATACTCATCTTTAAGCCGCCTGCACGAGTTCCCGGTTGACACCCTAAAGATTGACAAAGCCTTTGTTGCTCGTTTACAAGAGAAGTCGAATGGTATCGCCGATAATGGCAATGAGATCGTTCATACCATTATCACCCTAGCCCATGCCCTGGGTATGGATGCCGTTGCTGAAGGGGTTGAAACCCCCATGCAGTTAGCCCTTATACGGGCCATGGGCTGTGAACTGGCCCAGGGCTATTTGTTCTCTCCCCCACTTCCCCCCGAAGAGGCGGTGAGTTTCTTGGTTACGCCAGAACGATTCACCGACTGGATGCCACCGGTTGTTAATCATTCTAAGTCCTCTTCTACCACTTAA
- a CDS encoding PAS domain S-box protein yields MKLSPKSTDFLAPMRRARLRQPRRGIPLRAVLVAPFALQIALAVGLTGWLIARNSRLAGESMAQSHQQQMSETVLHDLETHLKQLIQVSNLNRRYLESQLLDPASVDYIEALLWHQLQTFPLISAIGFINTNGDTMAVLGSRGAESLTLQKRNGRLRAIWVDQLGQEIREEETLTTFNPQGIMSYKNALRRGESGWDEVVFAPTLPLNSLITFSEVVGSRENPLGVMVTALELSTLNQLLTHDHMSYGAEAFLVNRQGHLLATSLAEGSPGQEQFFQEMRSQTRARESRFRFIQGIAEAVETEFGAWDQLQGRYSLRLPLRDAPHFVEITPFKMNGGVDWFLVTGIPESRFLGHLDGSSRQTLIICLAAIAVAGGLGWWVSHWIAAPVKRLQQAARDVAGGNLSRRVQVRQPQEVADLADSFNLMSEDLERSHLYLEATVTERTRELEQEVKERQAIAAQLHRSETRYRLLAEGTQEAIALLQEGRFNDCNNAALALFGVANKDEFYGLTPWGLSPPYQPDGQSSEDAARNWIDRVFQHGPQRFEWVHQRLDGIVFVSEVCLSAIEVEGHTIIQAAIRDITDRKRAELELRQREEQYRTLVETANSIILRWNLEGDITFINSYGETFFGYGKNELLGQSISILVPKTGTTFKWQEFAQELQDNPDGRTTREDSHICRDGTLVWVLWANQALLNPDGSLSEILGVGTDSTERKRVEVELRQAKEAADLANRAKSEFISNMSHELRTPLNGILGYTQIFKRHENLPPALANGIQVIHQCGTHLLTLIEDILDFSKLEAQRMTLVDNPFALSSFLETVVQMFHLKAVQKQLDFVCVKDPELPQGVIGDSKRLRQVLINVLGNAIKFTERGAVTFKISLVQRASPATGDRCQIRFSVQDTGIGMSSEHVSRIFLPFEQVSDPAYRSEGTGLGLTISQKIVHRMGGTLTVESELGQGSCFWFEIWLPQASRWPEKGQEPGNLAVRQGYRGLRRHLLIADDTSVNRLTLVQLLTDLGFEIHEAEDGQQALTMAIEQQPDLIITDLVMSGMDGFELIRQVRAHEALAGIPIIATSASTLIQERDRSFAAGCDEFLCKPINTELMLNKIDKYLNLEWVYESTQPNLDNTDGVTPMAESQFMIFPDPKQLDQLIHLAKRGSLKRLLETTDELVKENPDLQQFSKHLKQLARRYQDKAILQLLNRS; encoded by the coding sequence ATGAAACTCTCCCCCAAGTCCACGGACTTCCTTGCCCCCATGCGCCGCGCTCGCCTGCGTCAGCCCCGTCGCGGAATTCCCCTGCGGGCGGTGTTAGTGGCCCCGTTTGCGTTACAAATTGCCTTGGCGGTTGGCTTAACGGGATGGCTGATTGCTCGTAACAGCCGCTTAGCCGGTGAGTCGATGGCTCAATCCCATCAACAACAGATGAGTGAGACGGTGCTTCACGATCTCGAAACCCATCTCAAACAACTGATCCAAGTCTCTAACTTGAACCGCCGTTATCTCGAAAGCCAACTGCTTGATCCGGCCTCTGTGGATTATATTGAGGCTCTTTTGTGGCATCAGCTACAGACGTTTCCTCTGATATCTGCTATCGGCTTTATCAATACCAATGGCGATACGATGGCCGTCCTGGGAAGTCGGGGGGCTGAGAGTCTGACCTTACAAAAACGGAATGGTCGGTTACGGGCCATTTGGGTGGATCAGCTAGGCCAAGAGATTCGAGAGGAGGAAACTCTGACGACGTTCAACCCTCAGGGGATTATGAGTTATAAAAATGCCTTACGTCGAGGCGAATCGGGTTGGGATGAGGTTGTCTTTGCTCCAACATTGCCCCTCAACTCTCTGATCACCTTTTCGGAAGTAGTGGGATCTCGGGAGAATCCCTTGGGGGTGATGGTGACGGCTCTGGAATTGAGTACTCTCAATCAGTTGCTCACTCACGATCATATGAGCTATGGGGCAGAGGCCTTTCTTGTGAATCGTCAGGGACACCTGTTGGCAACATCCTTGGCGGAAGGGAGTCCAGGCCAGGAGCAGTTTTTTCAGGAGATGCGATCGCAAACTCGAGCCCGAGAGAGTCGGTTTCGCTTTATTCAAGGGATTGCGGAAGCGGTGGAGACGGAGTTTGGGGCTTGGGATCAGCTTCAGGGCAGGTACAGCTTACGGTTACCCTTACGAGATGCCCCTCATTTTGTGGAGATCACTCCTTTTAAGATGAATGGGGGAGTCGATTGGTTCTTAGTAACGGGGATTCCCGAATCTCGGTTTTTAGGCCATTTGGACGGGAGTAGTCGTCAGACCCTGATCATTTGTCTGGCGGCGATCGCAGTAGCAGGAGGCCTAGGCTGGTGGGTATCTCATTGGATTGCTGCCCCAGTAAAACGGTTACAGCAAGCGGCTCGGGATGTAGCTGGGGGAAACTTGTCGCGGCGGGTCCAGGTGCGGCAACCCCAAGAAGTGGCGGACTTGGCCGATTCGTTTAATCTGATGAGTGAGGATTTAGAGCGATCGCACCTGTACTTAGAAGCCACCGTCACCGAACGAACCCGGGAACTGGAGCAAGAAGTCAAGGAACGACAAGCCATTGCGGCCCAATTGCATCGCTCGGAAACCCGCTATCGTCTCTTGGCTGAGGGCACTCAGGAGGCGATCGCCCTTTTACAAGAGGGACGGTTTAATGATTGTAACAACGCGGCCTTGGCCTTGTTCGGTGTGGCGAATAAAGATGAGTTTTATGGTCTAACCCCTTGGGGCCTATCACCGCCTTATCAGCCTGATGGTCAGTCCTCTGAGGACGCCGCGCGAAACTGGATTGACCGGGTCTTTCAACATGGACCCCAACGCTTTGAGTGGGTTCATCAGCGACTCGATGGCATCGTATTTGTAAGTGAAGTCTGTCTGAGTGCTATTGAGGTGGAGGGTCATACCATCATCCAGGCCGCTATCCGGGATATCACCGATCGCAAACGAGCAGAACTCGAACTACGGCAGCGAGAAGAACAATACCGGACGTTGGTGGAAACAGCCAACTCGATTATCCTGCGCTGGAACCTTGAGGGCGACATTACCTTCATCAATAGTTATGGGGAAACCTTTTTTGGCTATGGGAAGAACGAGTTACTGGGGCAGTCCATCTCGATTCTCGTACCCAAAACCGGTACAACGTTTAAGTGGCAAGAGTTTGCTCAAGAGTTACAGGATAATCCCGATGGTCGGACGACCCGGGAGGATTCCCATATCTGCCGCGATGGAACTCTCGTCTGGGTTCTCTGGGCCAATCAAGCCCTGCTGAACCCCGATGGCAGTTTGTCTGAGATTCTTGGGGTGGGGACTGATTCAACGGAACGTAAACGGGTTGAAGTGGAATTGCGACAGGCAAAAGAAGCGGCAGACTTGGCAAACCGGGCCAAGAGTGAGTTTATTTCTAATATGAGTCATGAGTTGCGCACGCCCCTCAATGGAATTCTTGGCTATACCCAAATTTTCAAGCGTCATGAGAATTTACCCCCAGCCCTAGCCAATGGGATACAGGTCATTCATCAATGTGGGACTCATTTGTTGACGCTGATTGAGGATATTCTCGATTTTTCCAAGCTAGAAGCCCAACGAATGACCCTGGTGGACAATCCCTTTGCCCTCAGTAGCTTCCTGGAAACGGTGGTACAGATGTTTCACCTCAAGGCCGTACAGAAGCAATTAGACTTTGTTTGTGTGAAAGACCCGGAATTACCCCAGGGGGTGATTGGGGATTCTAAACGTCTGCGTCAGGTTTTGATTAATGTATTGGGCAATGCCATTAAGTTTACGGAACGCGGAGCTGTTACCTTTAAGATTTCCCTGGTGCAGCGGGCTTCTCCAGCCACGGGCGATCGCTGTCAAATTCGCTTTTCGGTTCAGGACACGGGAATCGGTATGAGCTCGGAACACGTCTCTCGTATCTTTCTACCGTTTGAACAAGTCAGTGATCCCGCTTACCGCTCTGAGGGAACTGGGTTAGGCTTGACCATTAGCCAAAAAATTGTCCATCGGATGGGGGGAACCTTAACCGTTGAGAGTGAGTTGGGCCAGGGGAGTTGTTTTTGGTTTGAGATCTGGCTACCCCAAGCCTCTAGGTGGCCCGAAAAGGGGCAGGAACCTGGGAACTTGGCAGTGCGTCAGGGCTATCGCGGTCTTCGTCGTCATCTTCTGATTGCCGATGATACCTCGGTGAATCGTTTGACCCTGGTGCAACTTTTAACAGATTTGGGGTTTGAGATTCACGAAGCTGAGGACGGACAACAGGCCCTGACCATGGCGATTGAACAGCAGCCAGACTTGATCATCACGGATTTGGTAATGTCGGGAATGGATGGCTTCGAGTTAATCCGTCAGGTGCGCGCCCATGAGGCTTTAGCTGGGATTCCAATTATTGCAACCTCCGCAAGTACCTTGATTCAAGAGCGCGATCGCAGTTTTGCGGCGGGCTGTGACGAATTTCTTTGTAAACCTATTAATACGGAGCTGATGTTAAACAAAATCGACAAGTATCTCAATTTGGAATGGGTATATGAGTCAACTCAGCCCAACCTCGATAATACCGATGGCGTTACACCCATGGCAGAGTCACAATTCATGATTTTTCCTGATCCCAAACAACTTGATCAGCTGATACATTTGGCAAAACGTGGCAGCCTCAAACGATTGCTAGAGACAACGGATGAGTTGGTCAAGGAGAATCCAGATTTACAACAGTTTTCAAAACATCTGAAACAACTGGCTCGTAGGTATCAAGATAAAGCTATTTTGCAGTTACTCAATCGATCCTAA
- a CDS encoding DUF427 domain-containing protein, whose protein sequence is MLNRPQRIEPKPGQESVWDYPRPPRLEPVSGRLWIVFNDQVIADTENAYRVLETSHPPVYYFPPEDIQMDVLKSSPRQTFCEWKGACRYYTVQVGDNVAREAAWYYPNPVPEFAAIAGYVSFYASQMDACYVRGEQVDAQPGDFYGGWITQEIVGPFKGIQGSWGW, encoded by the coding sequence ATGTTGAATCGACCCCAACGCATTGAACCGAAACCGGGACAAGAATCCGTCTGGGATTATCCCCGTCCCCCTCGCTTAGAACCGGTTTCCGGCCGTCTCTGGATTGTCTTTAATGATCAGGTAATCGCCGACACAGAAAACGCCTACCGCGTCTTAGAAACCAGCCACCCTCCCGTTTATTATTTTCCCCCGGAAGATATTCAGATGGACGTTTTAAAATCTTCCCCTCGGCAAACCTTTTGTGAGTGGAAGGGGGCTTGTCGCTACTACACCGTTCAGGTGGGGGATAACGTGGCACGAGAGGCGGCTTGGTATTACCCGAATCCGGTTCCGGAATTTGCGGCCATTGCTGGTTATGTGAGTTTTTATGCCAGTCAAATGGATGCCTGTTATGTACGCGGCGAACAAGTTGACGCCCAGCCTGGTGACTTTTACGGCGGTTGGATTACTCAAGAGATTGTCGGACCCTTCAAAGGGATTCAGGGGAGTTGGGGTTGGTAA
- a CDS encoding NUDIX domain-containing protein produces MLAQQIWRYVKTVMGIVFRHPITGTTVVAELIEGEDAGKLVLIQRRDTGRWGLPGGIIDWGEDIPTAARRELYEETGLQLHQLGRLVGVYSHPDRDPRIHSISIVVTAQVTGEFNPQDTQEVLGVRAFHPSEIPYDCLCHDHEQQLRDYLAGKTAIA; encoded by the coding sequence ATGTTGGCACAGCAAATTTGGCGGTATGTAAAAACAGTCATGGGAATCGTTTTTCGTCACCCAATTACGGGAACAACGGTGGTGGCGGAGTTGATTGAGGGGGAGGATGCCGGGAAATTGGTGTTGATTCAACGGCGGGATACGGGCCGTTGGGGGCTTCCTGGGGGGATTATTGATTGGGGAGAGGATATCCCGACGGCGGCGCGGCGAGAACTCTATGAGGAAACAGGGTTGCAGTTGCATCAATTGGGGCGTTTAGTGGGGGTGTATTCTCATCCCGATCGCGATCCTCGGATTCACTCGATTTCTATTGTGGTGACGGCCCAGGTGACGGGGGAGTTTAACCCCCAGGATACTCAGGAGGTTCTCGGGGTGCGGGCCTTTCATCCCTCGGAGATTCCCTACGACTGTCTCTGTCATGATCATGAACAACAACTGCGGGATTATTTAGCCGGAAAGACGGCGATCGCCTAG